A genomic window from Populus nigra chromosome 7, ddPopNigr1.1, whole genome shotgun sequence includes:
- the LOC133699940 gene encoding MYB-like transcription factor ETC1 — translation MAGSGHNSDNTNQDTKATKSNQDSNLQDFSEDEENLIARMFGLVGKRWSLIAGRIPGRTAEEIEKYWTSKYRSSKER, via the exons ATGGCAGGCTCGGGTCACAACTCAGATAACACAAATCAAGATACCAAGG CTACAAAGAGTAATCAAGACTCCAACCTGCAGGATTTCTCTGAAGATGAAGAGAATCTCATTGCTAGAATGTTTGGCTTGGTTGGGAAGAG ATGGTCACTAATTGCTGGGAGAATACCAGGAAGAACAGCAGAGGAGATTGAGAAATATTGGACTTCAAAGTATAGATCATCAAAGGAAAGATGA
- the LOC133699945 gene encoding tRNA wybutosine-synthesizing protein 2/3/4: protein MEFEKRKAATLSSLASSKTDKSPKGTVDTHLIPLINTINSHPSYFTTSSCSGRISILSQPKWTPTPSTSKKKARGGSWLFISHDLANPNSLLPLLFPSEPPSESTEFTTKSASSADGPSESAAGLVTELVFRFEPLIIAVECRDIEAAQFLVSFAIKSGFRESGITSANNKRVIVGIRCSIRMEVPLGDSDRILVSEEYVKFLVDVANQKMEANWKRTQGFLSGLIDNGFQRHTVSENGECRDGDDDQSERTANGDAHNGMVGGGEKAADCSLPVSSILVAGESVEKLFLWGHSACVLDSGSNKSVLVFGGFGGIGRHARRNDCFLLDPFSGKLKATDVEGAPSPRLGHTASLVGDLVFIIGGRADPSSILNDVWVLNTANMEWKLIQCTGSVFSSRHRHSAAVVGSNIYVYGGLNNNDTILSSLHVFNTGNLQWKEVLGDGERPCARHSHSMLAYGSKVFVFGGYNGERALGDLYSFDVQTCMWKLEKTAGRSPHARFSHSMFVYKDFLGVIGGCPVGQHFQELALLDLQSHTWKQVTLDYIGKELLVRTTANVVGDDLVIIGGGAACYAFGTKFSKPFKVNLLPLVPLGDKLMPTQKNVNFRVSHAENAEALTQSPVMNFEAEKHQLVSYNRVLQLEKKYAKMGKDILKNFGWLDLGRKVYTKEDGLHICFPITEKFSAMFLEKHDQDVDVFEEGNDTFVCKPFTGGGILLNEVSCSTALNFLKKCGATNLANAVGEVRKCSKSPFQTMNESIALLIKQKDLAETLLEQLPNRWERLGDIVVLPATSFKDPIWDSISKELWPIVARSLNTRRVARQGRVASTGTRDSTLEILVGDDGWVDHRENGILYSFDATKCMFSWGNLSEKLRMGNLECKDEVIVDLFAGIGYFTLPFLVRAKAKLVYACEWNPHAVEALRRNLEVNSVSDRCIVLEGDNRMTAPKGIANRVCLGLLPTSEGSWATAVRALRSEGGMLHVHGNVKDSQESLWTAHVLKSIDEIARSEGHCWEVSIEHVERVKWYAPHIRHLVADVRCSSF, encoded by the exons atggagtttgaGAAGAGAAAAGCAGCAACGTTAAGCTCACTGGCATCCTCAAAGACAGATAAATCACCAAAAGGAACGGTAGACACACACTTAATCCCACTCATCAACACCATCAACTCTCACCCTTCTTACTTCACCACAAGTTCCTGCTCCGGCCGTATCTCTATCCTCTCCCAACCGAAATGGACCCCAACACCATCCACCAGTAAGAAGAAAGCACGTGGAGGATCCTGGCTCTTCATCTCCCACGACCTGGCCAATCCCAACTCCCTCCTCCCCCTGCTCTTCCCCTCCGAGCCACCCTCTGAGTCGACCGAGTTTACCACTAAGTCTGCCAGTTCAGCGGATGGGCCCTCCGAATCAGCAGCTGGGTTGGTAACCGAGTTGGTGTTCCGGTTCGAGCCATTGATTATTGCTGTGGAGTGTAGAGACATTGAAGCTGCACAATTTTTGGTGTCTTTTGCTATAAAGAGTGGGTTTAGAGAGTCAGGGATTACAAGTGCTAATAACAAGAGGGTTATTGTGGGGATCAGGTGTTCTATAAGAATGGAGGTCCCTTTAGGTGATAGTGATAGGATTTTGGTGTCAGAAGAGTATGTGAAGTTTCTTGTTGACGTGGCGAATCAGAAAATGGAAGCTAACTGGAAGAGAACTCAAGGGTTTTTGAGTGGTTTAATAGACAATGGGTTTCAGAGGCATACAGTTTCAGAGAATGGTGAGTGTCGAGATGGGGATGATGATCAGTCGGAGAGAACAGCAAATGGGGATGCTCATAATG GGATGgtaggaggaggagaaaaagcTGCTGATTGCAGTTTACCTGTTTCTTCGATCCTAGTTGCTGGTGAATCTGTAGAGAAGCTTTTCCTTTGGGGTCACTCTGCTTGTGTATTGGATAGTGGAAGCAATAAAAGTGTTCTGGTATTTGGTGGTTTTGGAGGGATTGGAAGGCATGCCCGGAGAAATGATTGTTTTCTGCTTGATCCGTTCAGTGGCAAGTTAAAAGCAACTGATGTTGAGGGTGCACCATCTCCGCGATTGGGTCACACAGCTTCTTTGGTTggtgatttagtttttattattggagGCAGAGCTGATCCTTCTAGCATTCTGAATGATGTATGGGTTCTAAATACAGCTAATATGGAATGGAAGCTGATACAATGCACTGGCAGTGTTTTCTCTTCAAG GCATCGGCATTCAGCAGCAGTAGTTGGCTCAAACATATATGTATATGGTGGGCTTAACAACAATGATACAATCTTATCATCCTTGCATGTTTTTAACACTGGAAATCTGCAATGGAAAGAAGTCTTGGGTGATGGGGAACGACCATGTGCTCGTCATTCTCACTCAATGCTAGCATATGGGTCTAAAGTATTCGTGTTTGGAGGATACAATGGCGAGAGAGCTCTTGGAGATTTATACAGTTTTGATGTCCAAACATGCATGTGGAAGTTAGAAAAGACAGCTGGAAGAAGTCCACATGCCAGATTTTCCCACTCAATGTTTGTCTACAAGGATTTTCTTGGAGTCATTGGTGGTTGCCCTGTTGGACAACATTTCCAAGAGTTGGCATTGCTTGATCTGCAGTCCCATACATGGAAACAAGTAACACTTGATTATATTGGCAAAGAGTTGCTTGTGCGAACTACAGCCAATGTTGTTGGTGATGATCTTGTTATCATTGGGGGTGGTGCAGCTTGTTATGCATTTGGAACAAAATTCAGCAAGCCATTTAAAGTCAACTTGCTTCCACTGGTACCTTTAGGAGACAAACTTATGCCAACACAGAAGAATGTCAACTTTAGAGTTTCTCATGCTGAAAATGCAGAGGCTTTAACTCAGAGTCCTGTCATGAACTTTGAGGCTGAGAAACATCAGTTGGTTTCTTATAACCGGGTACTACAACTTGAAAAGAAGTATGCGAAAATGGGGAAAGACATACTGAAGAATTTTGGATGGTTAGATCTTGGGAGGAAGGTTTATACTAAGGAGGATGGGTTACATATTTGTTTTCCTATCACAGAAAAATTTTCTGCCATGTTTCTGGAAAAGCATGATCAGGATGTGGATGTGTTTGAAGAGGGGAATGATACTTTTGTATGTAAACCATTTACGGGAGGAGGAATTTTGTTAAATGAGGTGTCCTGTTCAACAGCCTTGAACTTCCTTAAGAAATGTGGTGCCACTAATTTGGCAAATGCGGTTGGTGAAGTTAGAAAATGTTCCAAATCTCCCTTTCAAACAATGAATGAATCGATTGCCTTGTTGATTAAACAGAAAGACCTAGCAGAAACACTATTAGAGCAGCTGCCAAACAG ATGGGAACGACTTGGGGATATTGTGGTGCTTCCAGCAACATCCTTCAAGGATCCAATATGGGACTCAATCAGCAAGGAGCTTTGGCCTATCGTAGCCAGATCACTTAATACTCGCCGTGTTGCTCGCCAG GGGCGAGTTGCATCCACGGGAACAAGGGACAGTACTTTGGAGATTCTGGTAGGAGATGATGGGTGGGTTGATCATCGAGAAAATGGAATTCTCTATTCCTTCGATGCTACCAAGTGCATGTTCTCCTGGGGTAATCTTTCTGAGAAGCTTCGTATGGGAAATCTGGAGTGCAAAGATGAGGTTATAGTGGATTTATTTGCTGGAATAGGATATTTCACATTGCCATTTCTTGTCAG GGCCAAAGCAAAACTGGTTTATGCTTGTGAATGGAATCCTCATGCTGTTGAGGCTCTCAGACGTAATCTTGAAGTAAATTCTGTCTCTGATCGATGTATTGTACTTGAAGGAGATAATAGGATGACAGCTCCTAAG GGAATTGCTAATCGAGTTTGTCTTGGTCTTCTTCCAACAAGTGAGGGCAGTTGGGCTACTGCTGTTAGGGCATTAAG GAGTGAGGGTGGGATGTTACATGTGCATGGGAATGTGAAGGACTCACAGGAGTCTTTGTGGACCGCACATGTTTTGAAATCTATTGATGAAATAGCTAGATCCGAAG GTCATTGTTGGGAGGTCTCAATAGAACATGTGGAACGAGTAAAATGGTATGCTCCTCACATACGCCACCTAGTTGCAGATGTGAGGTGCAGCAGCTTCTAA
- the LOC133699321 gene encoding ATP synthase gamma chain, chloroplastic, translating into MSCSNLTMLVSSKPSLSDTTSLSFRSSLNPFQLPSSPAANNPSRSSSVTPIHCGLRELRTRIQSVKNTQKITEAMKLVAAAKVRRAQEAVVNGRPFSETLVEVLYNINEQLQTDDVDAPLTKVRPVKKVALVVVTGDRGLCGGFNNYLIKKAEARIADLKQLGIDYTIISVGKKGNTYFLRRPYIPVDRFLEKDGLPTAKEAQAIADDVFSLFVSEEVDKVELLYTKFVSLVKSEPVIHTLLPLSPKGEICDVNGVCVDAAEDEFFRLTTREGKLTVERGVSRTATTDFSPILQFEQDPVQILDALLPLYLNSQILKALQESLASELAARMSAMSNATDNASELKKSLSMVYNRQRQAKITGEILEIVAGADALT; encoded by the coding sequence ATGTCTTGCTCAAATCTGACAATGTTGGTGTCCTCAAAACCTTCTCTTTCTGACACCACTTCACTTTCCTTTCGCTCTTCTCTCAACCCTTTTCAGCTTCCAAGCTCACCTGCTGCAAACAACCCTTCAAGATCCTCTTCTGTGACCCCAATTCACTGTGGTCTTCGTGAGCTTAGGACTCGTATTCAATCAGTGAAGAACACGCAGAAGATCACTGAGGCTATGAAGCTTGTTGCTGCTGCTAAAGTGAGGAGAGCACAAGAAGCTGTTGTTAATGGTAGGCCTTTCTCTGAAACTCTCGTTGAAGTTCTTTATAACATCAATGAACAGCTTCAGACTGATGATGTTGATGCCCCATTAACAAAAGTTAGGCCTGTTAAGAAAGTCGCTCTAGTTGTTGTTACTGGTGATAGAGGACTTTGTGGgggttttaataattatttaatcaagAAAGCAGAAGCAAGAATTGCAGACTTGAAGCAGCTTGGAATTGACTATACTATTATTAGTGTTGGAAAGAAGGGCAACACTTATTTTCTTCGTAGGCCTTATATTCCAGTTGATAGGTTTCTTGAAAAAGATGGTCTCCCTACAGCTAAAGAAGCTCAAGCAATAGCAGATGATGTCTTTTCACTGTTTGTAAGTGAGGAGGTTGATAAAGTGGAACTTTTGTACACAAAATTTGTGTCACTTGTTAAGTCTGAACCTGTTATACACACCTTGCTTCCATTATCACCAAAGGGAGAGATTTGTGATGTGAATGGGGTGTGCGTTGATGCAGCCGAGGATGAGTTCTTCAGGTTGACAACAAGAGAAGGGAAATTGACTGTAGAGAGAGGTGTTAGTAGGACTGCAACAACAGATTTCTCACCAATTTTACAGTTTGAGCAGGACCCAGTTCAGATTCTTGATGCCTTGTTGCCTTTATATTTGAACAGCCAGATTTTGAAGGCATTGCAAGAATCACTAGCTAGTGAGCTTGCTGCTAGGATGAGTGCTATGAGCAATGCTACTGATAATGCATCAGAATTGAAGAAGTCCCTTTCCATGGTTTACAATAGGCAGCGTCAGGCCAAGATTACTGGGGAAATATTGGAGATTGTTGCTGGTGCCGATGCTTTAACCTAA